AATACCGGCACGGAGCATGCCTCCGGCAAAAGGCGCCCTTTCGAAGATGGTCGGATGATACCCTTTTTTAGCCAGGAAATAGGCGGCGGAAAGCCCTGCCGGACCCGCACCGATGATGGCCACCTTCTCAGTTTCAGGCTTCTTCTCGATTGCCGGAACCGGCAATGTGTCCCAATCAACCTGGTCTGCAGCGAACCGTTTCAACTGGCAGATCGCCAGCGGGGAATCAACCTCCTGCCTGCGACACTGGACCTCACAGGGAGCGGGACAGATACGGCCGAGCGAGCCGGGAAGCGGCATCGTTTCCATGATCAGGTTGAGTGATTCCTGATACTTGCCGGCCTTAATCAGGGCGACAAACCCCTGAATATTGATACCGGCCGGACAGGTCTGCACGCAGGGAGCCCGATCTTTTTTATCAATCGCATAGCGAACTGGCACAGCCTGGGGGAAGGAGATATAGACGGCCTTGCGCATCTTCGACCCGACATCCCATTCGTTCGGGGCCTCGACCGGGCAGACCTTGGCACAGTCTCCGCAACCGGTACAGTTCGTCCCCACATAGCGAGAGCGCTGATTGACATTGATTTTAAAGTTGCCGACAAAACCGCTGACACTCTCTACCTCGGTATTGGTCATTAACTGGATGTTCTTGTTCTGGCCGACGGCCACCATTTTCGGCGTACCGATACAGGCCGCACAGTCCAAAGTCGGGAAGGTCTTGTCATACTGGAGCATGTGACCCCCAACTGTTGGCTGCCGTTCCACAAGATAGGCCTTATTGCCGGAACTGGCGATCATCAGAGCCGCCTGCATGCCGGCGATACCGCCACCGACCACCAAGGTGTTCGGATTGACCGAGAATGTGCTCGGGAAGAGCGCACTCTGATTCGTGACCCGCATCAGACCGGCCCTGACGAGGACGATCGCCTTTGCCGTAGCCTCATCCTCGTTTTCCGTCACCCAGGATCCATGTTCACGGACACAGACCATATGGAAGGCCCGATAAGGATTCAACCCCGCCCTCTGGCAGGCGGCCCGAAAGGTTTTTTCATGCATGCGAGGCGAACAGGAGGCCACAACCACATGAGTAAGGTTTTGATTCTTGATTTCCTTTTCGATGAGATCCTGTCCCGGATCCGAGCACATAAACAGATAATCTTTGGAAACTACGACACCCGGGAAGGCGGCCGCATATTGCGCCACCTCCTCTACTCTGACACGATAGGCAATGTTGATGCCGCAGTGGCAGATGAAAAACCCGATTCGCTCAGACATGAAGGTCCTCCTGAGAAAGCCTCATATGGTTTTTTCCGGTTTTGGCAAATGTATCCGACAAATCAACTGACTGCAGAAGCAGTTCCGTTATATCCAGGACTTTTATCTGGTTTCCGACCCCTAGTTTTGTGATGGCCTCATTGAGGGTTCGAATGCAGTAAGGACATGCGGTGGTGATCACGTCCGCACCGGTCGCGATGGCCTCTCTGACCCGAATCTCTCCCAGACTTTCTTTGGCAACGCGGTCCTTCCAGGGCCCGCCGCTGCCGCCGCCACAACAGAAGCTCCGCTCCCGGTTATTCTGCATTTCAATCAGGGTAACGCCGGGTATGGCTTCAAGGATTCTCCGGGGCGCCTCATAAATGCCAGAATGCCTGCCAAGATAGCAGGGATCATGGTAGGTCACTTTGAGATCAAGGCTGTTGACGGGTTTGATGGCACCCTTGACGATGAGTTCATCCAGAAGCTCGGTAGAGTGAGTCTGGGCTATCTGCTGTAGCCCTGCATAATTTTTCTTGAATGAATTCAGACAGTGAGGAGAGGTGGTCAGGATCTTGTCCACACCAGCCGTAAGAAACATCTCGGTATTCTTTTTGGTCAGATCGGCAACCACATCTGCCGCGCCGATCTTATCGACCACATCACCGCAACAACTCTCCTTGGTTCCAAGAGTTCCATAGGAGACCCCGGCATGTTCGAGCAGGCTCAAGAGCGCGAGGCCTGCCTTTTGGCTGCCTTTATCATTGCTGGTATCATAGGCGGTGGTACAGCAGGTGAACAGGCAATACTCATGTTCTTGGGTATACGTGGGCAGGTTGACGCCCTGGGCCCAATCCAGGCGATTTGCCGTTTTTCCTGCCCACGGATTGCCGTTTTGCTTCAGACTCTGCACCGCGGCATTATAAGATTTCGGCAGGGCTCCGGCCTCGACAACATGGCGGCGGACGGATTTGATCAGGTCAAGTATGCCGATACCGCGGGGGCACTGCTCGACACAGCTGTTACAGGATGCGCAGGTCCATGCGGCCTCATCGACGGATACGTTTGAGGACCTGTCCAGAGAGATATCGCGAAGGATCTTCCGGGGACTGTAGCTCGTAACCTCGCCCCAGGGGCAAACCCCGGTGCAGGCGCCGCACTGCATACAGCTCTCGAAGGTCGCACCGATATCTTTCCGGATCGTAGACAGGTCAACCTGAGAGTCACGCAGGGCCTTTTCTTTCAATGTGGTCAGGAAGATGGCTAAAGGCCGGTACATCAGATGGGAGAGTTTGCCAAAGGGCAGCATCAGGGTAAGCATGCCTACAGTGATCGCAAGGTGTATCACATAAGCCGTGTAAGTCATGATCGGCAGCCCGGCCAGCCGGAAAAAATGGACCAGAATACCAGTGACTGCGATGGCGACAATCAACACCAGGAAGAACATATCCGTAAAATCCGAATACCGGTGGAGCTTCTCTTCTTTCTTAAACCATCGGCTGTACAACATGGTTGT
The sequence above is a segment of the Desulfobaccales bacterium genome. Coding sequences within it:
- a CDS encoding heterodisulfide reductase-related iron-sulfur binding cluster → MKKNNVSPDLYREVERLGARDMEACMQCGNCASACPLSAGENTFPRKIYRYLQLGLRDKLLESPEPWLCYYCGDCNTDCPRGAEPAETMMATRRWLMTQYDWTGIASRFYTSPKTEVGAFLGVGLFVILLFLLFHGPVVTDRVELNTFAPVHWIHLGDQIMMGFVFVMLFSNAAYMFYGIMQGTKIPLHLYLTQAPVFFINYFTQKRWRKCGTGPGSAWWRHVFLFSGWVAMEILVMAALTAFQTDIVHPFWHWTRLLGYYATIALMVGSTTMLYSRWFKKEEKLHRYSDFTDMFFLVLIVAIAVTGILVHFFRLAGLPIMTYTAYVIHLAITVGMLTLMLPFGKLSHLMYRPLAIFLTTLKEKALRDSQVDLSTIRKDIGATFESCMQCGACTGVCPWGEVTSYSPRKILRDISLDRSSNVSVDEAAWTCASCNSCVEQCPRGIGILDLIKSVRRHVVEAGALPKSYNAAVQSLKQNGNPWAGKTANRLDWAQGVNLPTYTQEHEYCLFTCCTTAYDTSNDKGSQKAGLALLSLLEHAGVSYGTLGTKESCCGDVVDKIGAADVVADLTKKNTEMFLTAGVDKILTTSPHCLNSFKKNYAGLQQIAQTHSTELLDELIVKGAIKPVNSLDLKVTYHDPCYLGRHSGIYEAPRRILEAIPGVTLIEMQNNRERSFCCGGGSGGPWKDRVAKESLGEIRVREAIATGADVITTACPYCIRTLNEAITKLGVGNQIKVLDITELLLQSVDLSDTFAKTGKNHMRLSQEDLHV